A single Lactuca sativa cultivar Salinas chromosome 8, Lsat_Salinas_v11, whole genome shotgun sequence DNA region contains:
- the LOC111921936 gene encoding cucumisin, with product MAIQLSVILNLCFLLLLLPTTIHTESDHNRKVFVVYMGHNTLDDAASFSLHLSMLQQVIGRDARKHMLQRYTKSFHGFSARLTEEEAKKLSGMEGVVSVFPSKLSQLETTSSWDFLGFPLTVKRSTTESDIIIGVFDSGIWPESASFTDLGYGPPPAKWKGICQGNFTCNNKIIGARYFKADGIFDSTELQSPRDSDGHGTHTASTAAGNVVTNANHLGLNTGTARGGVPRARIAVYKMCWIQGCSDEDILSAFDAAIADGVDIITVSVGLRVAEEHFINPFAIGSFHAMKNGILTVQSGNNQGPMPQTTGSIAPWILSVAAGTKDIDLMTPVRLGNGVVLDGVSINPFTLDGMYPLIYAGDVPNITAGFNSSISRFCSRNSLDKNLVKGKIILCDGISNGETEMLAGAVGSIMTDPYSDTVMSYPLPVSVVNLEQAATISRYIQSTRNATALILKSEVVKNASAPYVASFSGRGPNAIHQNILKPDLTAPGVRILAAWPPVAPITEVEGDRRAVPFNMISGTSMACPHVSGIAAYIKTFNPTWSPSAIKSALMTTASAMSDKINTDAEFAYGAGNLNPLAAIKPGLVYEAVEVDYLSFLCLEGYTSQHIRSLTGDNSSSCSQLMEQTKDLNYPTFVIPTLRNRLIDSSFNRTVTNVGSAKSTYRAFITRPLASGLRIQVEPNVLRFERLGQKLSFKVSVQGIIRRLDDPIVSSALTWDDGVHQVRSPIVVHVP from the exons ATGGCAATCCAACTCTCTGTCATTTTAAACCTATGCTTCCTTCTGCTGCTTCTGCCTACAACAATTCACACTGAATCTGACCACAATCGAAAG GTATTCGTGGTGTATATGGGCCACAACACTCTAGACGATGCAGCTTCCTTCTCCCTTCACTTGAGCATGCTACAACAAGTTATTGGCAG GGATGCAAGGAAGCATATGCTTCAAAGATACACTAAAAGCTTCCACGGATTTTCTGCAAGACTTACCGAAGAGGAGGCTAAGAAACTGTCAG gcATGGAAGGGGTTGTTTCTGTGTTTCCTAGCAAATTAAGCCAACTGGAAACAACGAGCTCTTGGGACTTCTTAGGTTTCCCACTTACAGTAAAAAGATCAACAACGGAAAGTGATATAATCATCGGAGTTTTTGACTCGGGCATATGGCCTGAATCAGCCAGTTTCACTGACTTAGGATATGGTCCTCCTCCTGCTAAATGGAAGGGCATTTGCCAAGGCAATTTTACTTGCAACAA CAAAATAATTGGAGCTCGATACTTCAAGGCAGATGGAATATTCGATTCTACAGAACTCCAATCACCAAGAGACTCGGATGGTCATGGAACACACACTGCATCCACCGCTGCAGGAAACGTAGTGACGAATGCCAATCATCTTGGCCTCAACACAGGAACAGCTCGAGGGGGAGTTCCCAGAGCGAGGATCGCAGTATATAAGATGTGTTGGATACAGGGCTGTAGCGACGAGGACATACTTTCAGCTTTTGACGCTGCGATTGCTGATGGTGTTGACATAATCACCGTTTCTGTTGGATTAAGAGTTGCTGAAGAGCATTTCATTAATCCTTTTGCTATCGGTTCCTTTCATGCTATGAAGAATGGAATATTGACTGTACAATCTGGAAACAATCAAGGCCCGATGCCACAGACCACTGGTAGTATCGCTCCATGGATTCTTTCGGTTGCTGCTGGCACTAAAGATATAGATTTGATGACCCCAGTAAGACTAGGCAATGGTGTGGTTCTTGAT GGAGTTTCAATAAATCCATTCACACTTGATGGAATGTATCCACTGATTTATGCGGGAGATGTTCCGAATATCACGGCTGGTTTTAATAGTTCAATATCAAG GTTTTGCTCTAGGAACTCTTTGGACAAGAATTTAGTGAAAGGGAAAATAATATTATGTGATGGGATATCGAATGGAGAAACTGAAATGTTGGCTGGTGCTGTTGGGTCCATCATGACAGATCCGTATTCTGACACTGTGATGTCATATCCTTTGCCTGTTAGTGTTGTAAACTTGGAACAAGCAGCAACTATATCTCGCTACATACAATCAACAAG AAATGCAACTGCTCTAATATTGAAGAGTGAAGTTGTCAAGAATGCGTCTGCTCCATATGTTGCCTCTTTCTCCGGAAGAGGTCCAAATGCGATACACCAAAACATCCTCAAG CCAGACCTAACAGCTCCTGGGGTAAGAATTCTAGCAGCATGGCCACCTGTGGCTCCAATTACCGAAGTAGAAGGAGACCGCAGAGCTGTTCCTTTCAACATGATATCAGGGACATCAATGGCATGCCCACACGTCAGTGGGATAGCTGCATATATCAAAACCTTTAACCCAACATGGTCTCCTTCAGCCATTAAGTCGGCTCTCATGACAACAG cTTCTGCTATGAGTGACAAGATCAATACAGATGCTGAATTTGCATATGGAGCTGGCAATTTGAATCCATTGGCAGCTATAAAACCTGGGCTGGTGTATGAAGCTGTGGAAGTCGATTATCTGAGTTTTTTGTGCCTTGAAGGCTACACCAGCCAACATATTCGAAGCCTCACTGGGGACAACAGTAGTAGCTGCTCTCAGCTCATGGAACAAACTAAAGATTTAAACTATCCTACTTTTGTCATCCCAACACTCCGCAACAGATTGATTGATTCAAGTTTTAATAGGACTGTCACCAATGTCGGCTCTGCAAAATCAACATATAGAGCTTTCATAACAAGACCACTTGCTAGTGGTTTGAGGATACAGGTTGAGCCCAATGTTTTACGGTTCGAACGACTTGGGCAAAAGCTGTCTTTTAAGGTGTCTGTGCAGGGAATCATAAGGAGGTTAGACGACCCAATTGTTTCTAGTGCTTTGACATGGGATGATGGAGTGCATCAAGTGAGGAGCCCTATCGTTGTGCATGTTCCATGA